Proteins from one Verrucomicrobiia bacterium genomic window:
- a CDS encoding septal ring lytic transglycosylase RlpA family protein, whose protein sequence is MFLINRKNALPLLLILFTAAAIAVWNYVHELRAKFPDLDFSRAQIGRSSWYSRNDPGINPRTANNEKFDDNAMTCASYDYPFQEELLVINAMNGKWVVCRVNDRGPNKRLNRKIDLTKAAFRKIARTRKGLINVTIIPTRKLAAKKAEAAAKAA, encoded by the coding sequence ATGTTCCTGATCAACCGGAAGAACGCGCTTCCGCTGCTTCTTATCCTGTTCACGGCGGCGGCGATCGCCGTGTGGAATTACGTCCATGAATTGCGGGCGAAATTTCCGGACCTGGATTTTTCGCGGGCCCAGATCGGGCGTTCGTCCTGGTACAGCCGCAACGATCCGGGCATCAACCCGCGCACGGCCAACAACGAAAAATTCGACGACAATGCCATGACCTGCGCTTCCTATGATTATCCCTTCCAGGAGGAGCTGCTGGTCATCAATGCCATGAACGGCAAATGGGTCGTCTGCCGCGTCAACGACCGCGGCCCGAACAAGCGCCTGAACCGCAAGATCGACCTGACCAAAGCCGCCTTCCGGAAAATCGCCCGTACCCGCAAAGGCCTGATCAATGTGACCATCATCCCCACGCGGAAGCTCGCGGCCAAAAAAGCAGAGGCCGCCGCCAAGGCCGCCTGA